In the genome of Acaryochloris thomasi RCC1774, the window CCCACTTCAATCTGATTGGGACTGCGATTAGGAAAAAGCTGCAGAAAGGTTGAATCGCTTGTAATCACGTTGCCGTCTGCGGCAAAGGAGGCTCCGTTGGTGAATACACCATCCACCTCAATTAGCTTGCCGTTGAGTTCCGTTTTGAAGATGCCCGTTTGCTCAAATTGCTCAGCAGCGAATCCGTATTCAGGCCGTCCTGCCTGGTCAAACAGGACGCGATTGAGCGGTTGAATCTTATCAAGATTTTGATTGACCTCAGGGAAGTTAAATGAGGGTTCGACCGGATCAATTCCCCAGACTAAAATCGCGCGCTCTAGCTTTGTGTCAGGATTTTTCCATTGGCCCGTAGACACATAGATGCCGTTGACGGACTTCACATCGGGGTGGGCTAGCGTCTGGTACAGGCGCTCCCGAGGGAAGGCTTTGACAGAGAACAACGTCTGCATCTGTGGGTTGGTCAGCACCAGATCTGCCTGCAGATTGCGGTGGGGCTTAATGGCGGCATCGTACAGTGCCCCCTCAAAGCCCATCTGAATAAAAATCAACATATCGGCAAAGGCAATACCTGCGATCGCAACCATCAATCGCGTCCGCTCCCGCGTCACCTGGAACCAGGCCAAGGGCGTTTTCTTGAGAAACTTAGGTCGCTGCATCAGTCCCTCCCGTTGACCGATCTATTGATGACGACGGCCTTCTTTTCAAATCGAACGTTCGTTATCCCAAAAGTCATTTCAACGCCCCTTTGAGACTTGAATAATGGCCTGCACTTGCAGGTTGCTGAGGTTGGCAACCCGCTGGCTATCTTTAGAATTAAGGGCAATTTTGACCTCCACCACCCGACGATCTAAGTTCTCGCCCGGATCGCCGCTAAAGACCTGCTGGCGGCTAATCTGACGGCCGATCTCAATGACCTTACCCTGCAGTTCATCGTCGAAACCT includes:
- the devC gene encoding ABC transporter permease DevC, translating into MQRPKFLKKTPLAWFQVTRERTRLMVAIAGIAFADMLIFIQMGFEGALYDAAIKPHRNLQADLVLTNPQMQTLFSVKAFPRERLYQTLAHPDVKSVNGIYVSTGQWKNPDTKLERAILVWGIDPVEPSFNFPEVNQNLDKIQPLNRVLFDQAGRPEYGFAAEQFEQTGIFKTELNGKLIEVDGVFTNGASFAADGNVITSDSTFLQLFPNRSPNQIEVGLIHLKSGADIDRVRAQLAAALPDDVLIGTTEDFAQIERDYWSDGTGIGFIFGLGVGVGFIVGIVIVYQILYSDVSEHLPEYATLKAMGYTDNYLLGVLIQEALLLAFLGYLPSVFLALGLYQLAFAATMLPISMTVQRAVTVLIMTILMCSASGAIAMRKLRSADPADIF